ATATGATGAATCCCACTTGTTATACATCAACTCCTCTCCGGAACTGATGGAGATCTGCATAGATTTTATTTTCACCGGATCTGGTCTGAAATTTTTTGCCATGTCCGCCCTGCATACAATGGCAGCCGATGCGCCGTCACTGACACCACAACAGTCAAATAGCCCGAGCGGCCATGCAATCATGGGTGCATTCATAATCTGTTCAACACTTACCTCTTTGCGAAGATGAGCCTTGGGATTTTTAAAACCGTTTCTGTGACTTTTTGCAGATATCATTGCCAGAATTTCTTTGCCCTCTTTCGGATCAAGCTTGTATTTTGCAAAATAAGCATTTGCCATCATGGCAAACCCGCCCGGCGCGGTTATATTGGGCATTATAAAGCGGTTCTTGGTACCCAGCTGAGAAGGCATATCCGGCAGCCCGCCAAAACCGGTGTCTTTGAGTTTTTCCACACCTAACGCCAGACAGATGTCATATGCCCCGGATGCCACAGCATAAACAGCTCCCCGCAAGGCTTCTGTCCCTGTAGCACAAAAATTTTCCACCCTTGTTACCGGAATAAAGGGCAGTTTCAGCGCAACACTCAGAGGCAGGGCTGATTTTCCAATATTATTGTCGTCCATACACGAACCCAGCCAGGCAGCATTGATATCTTTTTTCTCGATTCCGGCATCCTGGACGGCCTCCTCAAATGCCTCAACAATCAAATCCTCAGATCCCATATCCCAGCGCTCCCCAAACCTCGTGCATCCCATGCCTACGATTGCGACCTTATCTTTTATTCCTTCCGCCATATTTACATCCTCCATAATAACAGATGTTAGAATTCCGTTATTCGATATTTTGCTGTATTGTTTTATTATATAATGGGAACTGCTTTCCAAAAATATCCGTAAATCCCGAACTGATCGTCTATATATTTTTTCCTAAGACTCATTTCGACTTCCATACCCACATGGATTTCCTCTAATTCAACATCAGTGAGATCAAACCAGAAACGGCCGCCTCCCTCAAAATCTACAATTCCATAAATGGCAGGCGGATTGGGACTAAATGCCAGGTTGTCTCCGGTGTAGGTGGCAAGTTCACCTTTTTTATCCGAAAAGCGATAAGATTCCATCCGGTTGACAGCACCGCAGTCAGGGTTAACACATACCCTCTGTACAGGGTATTGTGGGGTACCGCATTTTTGACATTTAGATCCGCATAATCCCAGTATCTGATCCCGGCTGCGCCATAGTTCAGATAGAGCTGTAAAAGGAGTTTTCTCCCCGCGAATGCCCTTTTCCAAAGACAGCACATTTCTAAAGCTGATCATTTTTTCATAGCTTTTCAGTTCTCTTTTTACATTAAGATACTTTTTAACACCCTTTATGTTTTCACGGATATCATTGATTTTATCTGTGACTCCAAACAGGAGCGCATCACTTCCCGTACCAAAACTTGCAACTGCAATCTTGTCACCTGGTTTTGCCGTTTCAAGCGCTGCTACCAACAGCATAAGCGGATTGCTTGTCCCTGTGTATCCCACGTTGGCCAGCATGGGGTCCTGAACCTGTTCAGGATTAAGACCCAGCTTTTTTGCAATACTTCTATGATCTCCTGCGTAAAGACAGGGATAAGCCGCTTTTGCAAGTTCGTTAACCTTAACACCGTATTTACCAAGCACCCCGGAAATGGCTTCTGAAATAAACGTCTTGTATCCGACGTCACGAATGAACCGGTCTTCCCACTGTCGGTCAAACTTATCGTCATCTGCTCTCCAATGATCTATAAAATCATGGGAAACACTATAGGAACCAATAAAATCGGCAACAACATCTTTGCTGCCAACAAGCAGCGATGCAGCGCCGTCACCAAAGATCTCCTCCTGAGGGCTGCCGGGTTTTCCTGTCCGGCAGTCTGAGGAACAGACCATAATATTTTTGCATGTCTGCGCTGTTACTGCATCAAGTGCAGAGAGCAGGGCAGTAGTTCCAGCCTTAGCTGTATCGGTAAAATCAGCCGTGCGAATTTCCTTCTGAAAATTAAAGGCGGTTGAGAGGATCTGAGCGCTCTGTCTCTCTTTATACGGCAGAGTAGTACTTGCTAAAAACATGGCGTCAACCAGACTGCGTTTAATACCATTCAAACAGTCAACGCCTGAAGACACAGCCATTGTAATACTGTCTTCATCATAATTGACAACAGCTTTTTCTCCCTTCATAAATGTAGCCGGGTTCAGCCATCCCATTGCCTTATAAATTAATTTACGGTCTATCCTGTACTTTGGGATATAAGCGCCATAAGAAACGATTCCAGCCATTTTCCATACCTCCTCGGCCCTGGACACTTTTGCCGGGCATTACCAAAAATTAACTTGTGTAACAAGCTCTTGTTCTTTAAGAGTCTTGCTGATTTTCTTTTTTGAATTTTCCTCTGCCACAGGCTCCACCTGAGAAACCATTAAACCAGTGCTGTTTGCTTTCTCTTTCCATTTAACAATATATCCCGGCACAAGTGCGTATCGGCAGCCGCCCATACCACAGCAGGATGAATCAATGATACCTGTGCCAATGACACAGAGAACAATATTTCCGCAATATTTAAGCCTTAATTCTTTTTCAATGGTATAATGGCCTGATATGCTTTGAATCTCATGCTCATTGTCAGTGGTTTGGTGAATATACTCCACGTCGCCGCACCTTAATATCCTTGCCATTGTTCATCTTCTGAAAAATTGTAAAGTTTGAATATATAGAGCAATAAATAAATTTTCTACCCTCGTCTCAATTGCTAAGGATAGAAAATTGATGAATTCGTAAAAATTAGAAAATAATATTTTGTCTCAGGCATTGTTTATCCGCCAAAGGATATATCGGCAATTTCTACTGCTGCACCGTCTGTTTCTGTTACCGCATCCATTTTTCCAAGAGTTCCGGGGAGAATTGATCGAATAAAATAACGGGCAGTTTGAACCTGACCATCATAAAAAGCGGCATCTTTGTTTTTTTCGATAATTTGAGTTCTTTTTTCTCTATCTGCATCCCCTATGATTTTTGACAGTTCAGGCGCTGCAACGGCTGCTCTCCAGAGCACCATCCATGCCATCATTATTTCACCGGAAATATCCATAAACGGGTTAGCGTGGGAAAATGCAACCATAATCTTGGAAGAAGCGGCAGTCTGACCTAGCTTAAGCGCTGTTTCTGCATATTTATCAACAGCAGCAGCCATCCGTTGTGAAAGTTCCTGCAATTCCGGTATGCTGCCGGCTTGAGCAATGGTTTTTTGAATTTCCTTAATAAGACCCTTAAAAACCTTTCCCTTTTTCATCCCAAGCTTTCTGCCCAGCAGATCCATGCATTGAATTCCTGTTGTTCCCTCGTAAATGGTTGTGATTTTACAATCACGAAAAAGCTGCTCCACTGGAAAATCCTTACAGGCTCCATATCCACCATATACCTGTATGGCCTGAAGACAGACTTCACATGCCCGCTCCGTGGTGTATGCCTTGCATATGGGAGTGAGGAGTTCAATTAAATCTTCCAGATATTCACGCTCCTCTTTGCTTTCTGTGATTTTTATTTTATCCATGCATAAGGCAATATAGTAGTTGAAGCTGCGGTTTGCATCTACCTGTGCTTTCATCCACAAAAGCATACGGCGGACATCAGGATGTTGAATAATGGGCACCTGTGGTGCATCAGGCTCTCTGCTTCGGGTCAAATGCTTACCCTGCAACCGTTCACGGGCATAATTGACCGCATAAAGATAAGCTGTGCTTGCCACCCCCAAGGCCTGGACCGCCACGTTGAGCCGTTCTTCGTTCATCATGTGAAACATGGTCTTTAATCCCTTATTCTCCTCTCCTAAGAGCATACCTCTGCAACAATCTTTACCGCCCAGGGTGAGGCTGCAAGTGGGGCCGCCGTGGAGGCCAATCTTTTCTTCGATTCCAGTACAAACAATGTCATTGGGTTCCCCAGGTGTTCCGTCTTCATTGACCCATATTTTTGGAACAATGAACAGTGAAATACCGGCGCTGCCCTTTGGTGCCCCCTCGATTCTGGCGATAACCGGATTAATAATATTTTCCGTAAGGTCATGTTCTGCACAACTGATAAAAATTTTATTGCCGGAAAGACTATAAGTGCCATCGGCATTTTTTACTGCCCTAGTGGTCAGAGCACCAACGTCAGAGCCTGCCTCGGGTTCAG
This genomic window from Thermodesulfobacteriota bacterium contains:
- a CDS encoding acetyl-CoA acetyltransferase, producing MAEGIKDKVAIVGMGCTRFGERWDMGSEDLIVEAFEEAVQDAGIEKKDINAAWLGSCMDDNNIGKSALPLSVALKLPFIPVTRVENFCATGTEALRGAVYAVASGAYDICLALGVEKLKDTGFGGLPDMPSQLGTKNRFIMPNITAPGGFAMMANAYFAKYKLDPKEGKEILAMISAKSHRNGFKNPKAHLRKEVSVEQIMNAPMIAWPLGLFDCCGVSDGASAAIVCRADMAKNFRPDPVKIKSMQISISSGEELMYNKWDSSYIMTAEKCAAKAYEEAGIKNPREEISMMEVHDCFSITELATYENLHISDKGKAGDDIKDGFYELEGKIPCQPDGGLKCFGHPIGASGLRMMYEMYKQLQGKAGERQIKDPKIGLTHNMGGFPAMNIISISIVGL
- a CDS encoding OB-fold domain-containing protein — translated: MAGIVSYGAYIPKYRIDRKLIYKAMGWLNPATFMKGEKAVVNYDEDSITMAVSSGVDCLNGIKRSLVDAMFLASTTLPYKERQSAQILSTAFNFQKEIRTADFTDTAKAGTTALLSALDAVTAQTCKNIMVCSSDCRTGKPGSPQEEIFGDGAASLLVGSKDVVADFIGSYSVSHDFIDHWRADDDKFDRQWEDRFIRDVGYKTFISEAISGVLGKYGVKVNELAKAAYPCLYAGDHRSIAKKLGLNPEQVQDPMLANVGYTGTSNPLMLLVAALETAKPGDKIAVASFGTGSDALLFGVTDKINDIRENIKGVKKYLNVKRELKSYEKMISFRNVLSLEKGIRGEKTPFTALSELWRSRDQILGLCGSKCQKCGTPQYPVQRVCVNPDCGAVNRMESYRFSDKKGELATYTGDNLAFSPNPPAIYGIVDFEGGGRFWFDLTDVELEEIHVGMEVEMSLRKKYIDDQFGIYGYFWKAVPII
- a CDS encoding acyl-CoA dehydrogenase gives rise to the protein MIQQLTDRKDVQFVLHEQLNMIQLTKGEQFNDLNRKTFDMVLAEARSLAIKELLPTNIDSDREGCTFENGFVKVPASFHRAYKLIKEGEWIALSDDIKVNGQGMPQLITTAVMEMFHGANTSLAAFLMLGHGAGKLVEIFGTEKQKELFLDNIYSGKWGGTMVLTEPEAGSDVGALTTRAVKNADGTYSLSGNKIFISCAEHDLTENIINPVIARIEGAPKGSAGISLFIVPKIWVNEDGTPGEPNDIVCTGIEEKIGLHGGPTCSLTLGGKDCCRGMLLGEENKGLKTMFHMMNEERLNVAVQALGVASTAYLYAVNYARERLQGKHLTRSREPDAPQVPIIQHPDVRRMLLWMKAQVDANRSFNYYIALCMDKIKITESKEEREYLEDLIELLTPICKAYTTERACEVCLQAIQVYGGYGACKDFPVEQLFRDCKITTIYEGTTGIQCMDLLGRKLGMKKGKVFKGLIKEIQKTIAQAGSIPELQELSQRMAAAVDKYAETALKLGQTAASSKIMVAFSHANPFMDISGEIMMAWMVLWRAAVAAPELSKIIGDADREKRTQIIEKNKDAAFYDGQVQTARYFIRSILPGTLGKMDAVTETDGAAVEIADISFGG